AGCAGGGTTTGGGAGGGAACACATTATGCCAGGTTTAACGAACGACAAGAACTGAGCATTCGGCGTGGCGGACTATCGCCGCGGCATTCGAGCCCAGTAGATAAGTCATTATGCCTGGCTGGTGTGACGCGATGACAATCAAGTCGGCTTTAATGTCATTAGCAAGCCTGAGTATCTCATCTTTGGGGGAGCCAGAAGCTATATGTTTTTTTATCCTGTCTTTCGGTATATTAAATTTATCAATGATTTCAGATAATTTTGCTAGCGCTTCATTTTTAATCTGTTCCTGGTCGGGAGCCTCTCCCGCATAAGCTAACCCAAGAGAAGCGTAATAGGGAAATGTCGGAATAACCGTTAGGAAATGAACGTGAGCGACATCAGTCAGATTTGATTGTGTTTCAACGTGGGCAATGACCTGCTGGGTAAACTCAGGATCTGAGATGTCTATGGGGACTAGAATAGAGTGATACATACATCCTCCTATTTGTTTTATTACCTCTTATAATATTATAGCCACTATCTTGAAATGACATTATATGGTGAACATCTAAATTGTATCGGTG
The sequence above is drawn from the Yersinia intermedia genome and encodes:
- the uspF gene encoding universal stress protein UspF; translated protein: MYHSILVPIDISDPEFTQQVIAHVETQSNLTDVAHVHFLTVIPTFPYYASLGLAYAGEAPDQEQIKNEALAKLSEIIDKFNIPKDRIKKHIASGSPKDEILRLANDIKADLIVIASHQPGIMTYLLGSNAAAIVRHAECSVLVVR